The following coding sequences are from one Pigmentibacter sp. JX0631 window:
- a CDS encoding SAM-dependent methyltransferase — protein MKERFSESNSWLVHVAKNFFPVWENLFKKQLKSSVEIKKISNDFYFLNATDSLQAETLLNSIFVKFAMPVDYMWPTKLEQKGMIEKCAQGIFAKFKEQSFLNAVVFSVERKNQTLASNIRGRLLQVLDSLNQVDRKKVERAQWTKNPTSQHPEQKNLIVAISEKCIWAGILSPKLSGSFFAGGRRFVSVGSEDTASRAAAKFVEAAELMLLNGFKIPEKGNYLELGAAPGGITSELIKRQNHVWAVDKALLDKKLLQNPLVHFINKDARDYKPDQHFSCIVCDMNGPALIAAEICAGFIQALENKGFVVFTYKIHNISDFTHEYEKIVNIFKKKNAKLLFTRQLYNNKQEVTLFLTKSN, from the coding sequence ATGAAAGAACGCTTTAGTGAATCGAATTCATGGTTAGTCCATGTGGCAAAGAATTTTTTCCCTGTTTGGGAGAATCTCTTCAAAAAACAGTTAAAAAGTTCTGTTGAAATTAAAAAAATAAGTAATGATTTTTATTTTTTAAATGCAACTGATAGTTTACAAGCAGAAACTCTTCTAAATAGTATATTTGTCAAATTTGCTATGCCAGTAGATTATATGTGGCCTACTAAACTTGAACAAAAAGGTATGATTGAAAAGTGTGCTCAAGGTATATTTGCTAAATTTAAAGAGCAAAGTTTTTTAAATGCAGTTGTCTTTTCTGTGGAAAGAAAAAATCAGACATTAGCCTCAAATATTAGAGGTAGACTATTGCAAGTCTTAGATTCTCTAAATCAAGTCGACAGAAAAAAAGTGGAAAGGGCTCAATGGACTAAAAACCCTACTTCACAGCATCCTGAACAAAAAAATTTAATTGTTGCAATTTCAGAAAAGTGTATCTGGGCTGGAATTTTATCACCCAAGTTATCAGGCTCTTTTTTTGCAGGAGGGCGCAGATTCGTTAGTGTTGGTAGTGAAGATACAGCAAGTAGAGCTGCTGCTAAATTTGTTGAAGCAGCTGAATTAATGCTTCTAAATGGCTTTAAAATACCTGAGAAAGGAAACTATTTAGAATTAGGAGCTGCTCCGGGTGGTATTACAAGTGAATTGATAAAACGCCAGAATCATGTTTGGGCTGTGGATAAAGCATTGTTGGATAAAAAATTATTGCAAAATCCTTTGGTACATTTCATCAACAAAGATGCACGGGATTATAAACCTGATCAGCATTTTTCTTGCATTGTCTGTGATATGAATGGTCCAGCTTTAATAGCAGCCGAAATTTGTGCTGGTTTTATTCAAGCCTTAGAAAATAAAGGATTTGTAGTATTTACCTATAAAATTCATAATATTTCAGATTTTACTCATGAATATGAAAAAATAGTGAATATTTTTAAGAAGAAAAATGCTAAGCTTTTATTCACTAGACAGCTTTATAACAATAAACAAGAAGTAACTTTATTTTTAACGAAAAGTAACTGA
- a CDS encoding YigZ family protein: MFKNYRTIGINVSCEIIIEKSKFIGTIKKVTSEEEAVSFINEIKRKYWDATHNCSAFLINNNEMRSSDDGEPAGTAGKPILECVKKNNLQNVSVVVTRYFGGIKLGAGGLIRAYTAATQEVIKHAGIEENIFHQSFQLILDYEYWNKIEYFFKSHKIFYEKPIYLDKISVTFYTTEASGILEEIINRGNGSIIINELPSKYLPIQLEKPL, from the coding sequence ATGTTCAAAAATTATCGCACAATTGGAATCAATGTCAGTTGTGAAATTATTATTGAAAAATCAAAATTTATTGGCACAATAAAGAAAGTAACGTCAGAAGAGGAAGCTGTCTCATTTATAAATGAGATAAAACGTAAGTATTGGGATGCCACTCATAATTGTTCTGCTTTTTTAATTAATAATAATGAAATGCGTTCTAGTGATGATGGAGAACCAGCTGGAACAGCTGGAAAACCAATTCTTGAATGTGTAAAGAAAAATAATTTACAAAATGTCTCAGTAGTTGTTACCAGATATTTTGGTGGAATAAAGTTAGGAGCTGGGGGATTAATTCGAGCTTATACTGCTGCTACCCAAGAAGTTATTAAGCATGCAGGAATAGAAGAAAATATTTTCCACCAATCTTTTCAGTTAATATTAGATTATGAATATTGGAATAAAATAGAATATTTTTTTAAAAGCCATAAAATTTTTTATGAAAAGCCTATTTATCTTGATAAAATATCTGTTACTTTTTATACAACAGAAGCTTCTGGTATTTTAGAAGAAATAATAAATAGAGGAAATGGTTCTATTATAATCAATGAATTACCTAGTAAATATCTTCCTATTCAACTAGAAAAGCCTCTTTAA
- a CDS encoding peptidylprolyl isomerase, producing the protein MLKIIKMLHVFLLLSFTICAPSIIAAPSKGEVVKKEKTPRVKKKSNKQQKASSQQKTALAELPVPKGHAEVVMVTNFGKIRLDLFKDKDPETVNNFLEYVKAGYYNNTIFHRIVDGFLIQGGGYDIHFNEKTPLFPPIKNNSRNGFKNLVGTIVMARKQSDANSATSQFFINLSNNSYLDSSTTEEGYTVFGKVLSGMEIIQKIARIKIGQREGMYHVPFYPEEAIIKEAFLVE; encoded by the coding sequence ATGCTAAAAATAATTAAAATGTTACATGTCTTTTTACTCCTTTCTTTTACAATTTGTGCGCCAAGTATCATCGCGGCTCCGAGTAAAGGAGAAGTGGTTAAAAAAGAGAAAACACCGAGAGTGAAAAAAAAATCAAATAAGCAACAAAAAGCGTCTAGCCAACAAAAAACAGCACTTGCTGAACTACCAGTTCCCAAGGGGCATGCCGAAGTTGTGATGGTCACCAACTTCGGAAAAATAAGACTAGATCTTTTTAAAGATAAGGATCCCGAAACTGTAAATAATTTTCTGGAATATGTCAAAGCGGGTTACTATAATAATACAATTTTTCATAGAATTGTTGATGGTTTTTTAATTCAAGGAGGCGGTTATGACATTCATTTTAATGAAAAAACTCCGCTATTTCCTCCAATTAAAAATAATTCTAGAAATGGATTTAAAAATTTAGTTGGAACTATTGTAATGGCAAGAAAACAAAGTGACGCAAATTCAGCAACTTCACAATTTTTCATAAATTTATCAAATAATTCGTATTTAGATTCTTCAACAACAGAAGAAGGTTACACCGTTTTTGGGAAGGTCCTCTCTGGAATGGAAATTATTCAAAAAATAGCAAGAATAAAAATAGGCCAAAGAGAAGGTATGTATCATGTCCCATTTTATCCAGAAGAAGCAATCATTAAAGAGGCTTTTCTAGTTGAATAG
- a CDS encoding S1/P1 nuclease, producing the protein MRIQGNVFAIITCVNFLSMNKSFAFWDQSHQLIAGIAEQKISEKTKTEVNRLLKIAIITPGSEELARNSSTMDTAASWADNIKSYKDSESYSTCHYTDVPLTKEMIGRDINEDEAMAKLKEAVAKNNYNSVNCLKSSIKTLITNSESDIKKAIALRMVLHIVGDIGQPLHSAELVSGNFVDAGGNNIKLDKPVSITNIDGTSSTANNMHKLWDSSLNVYLQFAYDPERTKKGIYTAEEMNATKNDSISITKNKEFYFLTHCLENSLAENSIEGWVLDSYKTAIKNVYTDIKLPTSDFSSQASITVSFNRNWKYYHDDKVSAISNQIKKSGIRLYKILNEIFDSGKLESQYKTLVDNIRNDASIQPFGKK; encoded by the coding sequence ATGCGAATTCAAGGAAATGTATTTGCTATAATAACTTGTGTAAATTTTCTAAGTATGAATAAATCTTTTGCTTTTTGGGATCAATCACATCAATTGATTGCTGGAATAGCAGAACAAAAAATATCAGAAAAAACAAAAACAGAAGTCAACCGACTGCTAAAAATAGCTATTATTACACCCGGTAGCGAAGAATTAGCAAGAAATTCTTCTACAATGGATACTGCAGCCTCATGGGCGGATAATATAAAAAGTTATAAAGATTCAGAAAGCTACTCTACTTGTCACTATACTGATGTTCCACTCACAAAAGAAATGATTGGAAGAGATATCAATGAAGATGAGGCGATGGCTAAATTAAAAGAGGCCGTAGCAAAAAATAATTATAATTCTGTTAATTGTTTAAAAAGCTCAATTAAAACATTAATAACAAATTCAGAAAGTGATATAAAAAAGGCTATTGCGCTTAGAATGGTTCTTCATATTGTCGGTGATATTGGTCAACCATTACATAGTGCAGAACTTGTATCTGGTAATTTTGTTGATGCCGGTGGAAATAATATTAAATTGGATAAACCAGTAAGTATTACAAATATTGATGGGACATCTTCAACAGCAAATAATATGCATAAACTTTGGGATTCATCGTTAAATGTTTACTTGCAGTTTGCTTACGATCCTGAGCGGACGAAAAAAGGAATTTACACTGCTGAGGAAATGAACGCTACAAAAAATGACTCAATTTCTATTACTAAAAATAAAGAATTTTATTTCTTAACACATTGTCTAGAAAATAGTTTAGCAGAAAATTCTATAGAAGGATGGGTTTTAGATTCATATAAAACTGCAATTAAGAATGTTTATACTGATATAAAATTACCAACTTCAGATTTTAGTTCGCAAGCATCAATTACTGTTTCTTTTAATCGGAACTGGAAATATTATCATGATGATAAAGTAAGTGCCATATCAAATCAAATTAAAAAATCAGGCATTCGTTTGTACAAAATATTAAATGAAATATTTGATTCGGGAAAACTAGAGAGTCAATATAAAACATTAGTAGATAATATTAGAAATGATGCATCAATCCAACCTTTTGGGAAAAAGTAA
- a CDS encoding tyrosine-type recombinase/integrase has product MKNITNNLNISSSTKKEVKKNSFFDGKILSEWSQRELTTNFKDIILHFVFSFSSINTRRSYLNDLKEFNLFLENKGIFSIDNIDEKILISWNNELSNNKNLSQKTIRRKLIVISSVFMFCIKRKIVDKNPMDFIQKPKLTFESKTNALNFSEVKVLLTYLENNYIKSVQESQLSRSSKSALLAYSVIATLLSVGMRVDELCQLKIKDIESNSDFTRLHLKVKGNEQHSPIIHPKTAAIIENYRKICRFNSNENDFLFVRSQNVKSQTKLTQPAIYKMLNIAIQSAGIEKKITPHSCRATLATLLHNQGTPIGEIQYLLNHKEISTTAIYIKKANEIEESAALKLNLAKFNPV; this is encoded by the coding sequence ATGAAGAACATTACTAACAATCTGAATATTTCTTCTTCTACTAAAAAAGAAGTAAAAAAAAATTCTTTCTTTGATGGAAAAATTCTTTCAGAATGGTCCCAAAGAGAACTTACAACAAATTTTAAAGATATAATTTTACATTTTGTCTTTAGTTTTTCAAGTATTAATACAAGACGTAGCTATTTAAATGATTTAAAAGAATTTAATTTATTTTTAGAAAATAAAGGCATTTTTTCTATAGATAATATAGATGAAAAAATATTAATTTCATGGAATAATGAATTAAGTAATAATAAAAATTTAAGTCAAAAAACTATTAGGAGAAAATTAATAGTAATTTCCTCTGTATTTATGTTTTGCATTAAGAGAAAAATAGTTGATAAAAATCCCATGGATTTTATTCAGAAACCTAAATTAACATTCGAAAGCAAAACAAATGCATTAAATTTTTCTGAAGTAAAAGTATTGTTAACTTATTTAGAAAATAATTACATAAAATCTGTGCAAGAAAGTCAATTATCTCGTTCTTCTAAAAGCGCTTTATTAGCTTATTCAGTAATTGCAACTTTATTATCAGTTGGAATGCGAGTTGATGAACTTTGTCAATTAAAAATAAAGGATATTGAAAGTAACTCTGATTTTACGCGGCTGCACTTAAAAGTAAAAGGAAATGAACAACATTCTCCCATTATTCACCCTAAAACTGCAGCTATTATTGAAAATTATAGGAAAATATGTCGATTTAATTCCAATGAAAATGATTTTCTATTTGTTCGTAGCCAAAATGTTAAATCTCAAACAAAATTAACCCAACCTGCAATTTATAAAATGTTAAATATAGCCATTCAATCTGCAGGTATAGAGAAAAAAATAACTCCTCACAGTTGCCGTGCTACTTTAGCTACTCTTTTACATAACCAAGGAACACCGATTGGAGAAATTCAATATTTATTAAACCATAAAGAAATTTCAACCACTGCTATCTACATCAAAAAAGCAAATGAAATTGAAGAATCAGCAGCGTTAAAATTAAATTTAGCTAAATTTAATCCGGTTTAA
- the mvk gene encoding mevalonate kinase: MSNDLDKNKQILTDINLSANAGGKAILIGEHSVVYGHRAISLALPDIRLTMQICPDKFTDTWDNSWETRIKGNVYNTDKNIQKLLTMAFEKALKLCHPTLELKLFSPQKIIIQSEIPLGGGMGGSAAISTCLVKLSMEIARKKKLLRQNISNAEQIQFSNEVDCLFHSGKASGLDVTTVACDGLIEFSKENGFKYIKNAKEFWLALVDTKERSDTASMVKKVADFLKINPEKGKKYLDNLSKLTDTTLIFLKEGRLLEIASNLNCAQLFLEKLGVSTKKISELIKTLQSNGALAAKLTGAGGGGLVLALFEKKPEHLYTIFSEDILYITKVPVYEEHY, encoded by the coding sequence ATGAGCAATGACTTAGATAAAAATAAACAAATATTAACCGATATAAACCTTTCTGCTAATGCTGGGGGAAAAGCTATATTAATTGGCGAACACTCAGTAGTTTATGGACATAGAGCAATTTCATTAGCCCTTCCTGATATCAGACTAACAATGCAAATTTGCCCAGATAAATTTACTGATACATGGGACAATTCTTGGGAAACAAGAATAAAAGGTAACGTCTATAATACAGATAAAAATATTCAAAAACTTTTAACAATGGCATTCGAGAAAGCATTAAAGCTTTGCCATCCAACTTTGGAATTAAAACTTTTTTCCCCACAAAAAATAATTATTCAGTCAGAAATTCCATTAGGTGGAGGAATGGGAGGAAGCGCTGCTATTAGTACATGTTTAGTTAAATTATCTATGGAAATCGCTAGGAAAAAGAAATTACTTAGACAAAATATTTCTAATGCAGAACAAATTCAATTTTCAAATGAAGTTGATTGTTTGTTTCATTCAGGGAAAGCAAGCGGCCTTGACGTAACAACAGTTGCTTGCGACGGTCTTATTGAGTTTAGTAAAGAAAATGGTTTTAAATATATTAAAAATGCAAAAGAATTTTGGCTTGCCTTGGTTGATACAAAAGAACGAAGTGATACTGCTTCCATGGTAAAAAAAGTAGCTGATTTTCTAAAAATAAATCCAGAAAAAGGAAAAAAATATTTAGATAATCTAAGTAAATTAACAGATACAACCTTAATTTTCTTAAAAGAAGGGCGCTTACTAGAAATCGCAAGCAATCTAAATTGTGCGCAATTATTTTTAGAAAAACTTGGAGTATCCACTAAGAAAATTAGCGAATTGATAAAAACTTTACAATCTAATGGAGCATTAGCTGCAAAATTAACTGGAGCCGGAGGCGGGGGGTTAGTTTTGGCACTATTTGAAAAAAAACCTGAACATTTATATACTATATTTAGTGAAGATATTCTTTACATCACTAAAGTACCTGTTTATGAAGAACATTACTAA
- the mvaD gene encoding diphosphomevalonate decarboxylase yields the protein MNNELIYTDLPPKLIELNQIIYKLFDSKKIFLQNGDLGFASAPSNIALVKYWGKKDNELQLPLNSSISFTLGGFRAFTKVTVQGRIVEKSENHPSLFKHKLFLNNEKTGTKIPTKMEKIVNTILFPCTHSVALEITSENNFPTACGIASSAAGYAALIGSIADLLQLEKHFSKEELQYWLAQWARIGSGSATRSVFSIEDYFVKWNVENSASEIKKIYSDTFPIKYDSKWSNLKHLVIVLDSSEKMLSSSEGHKFVHTSPFQNIRLAGLNSKLDILEQAIAKYDFKKVQEISEEDAILMHAVMQTSSPKACYFNHDTSEIIKAFMEDRNRLQIEAFWTLDAGPNLHILYMPSATTFIEDFINNWKIKKSGHIQILKNNYSGGLMLGKSNFYEIKNKLNFTGTLA from the coding sequence ATGAATAATGAACTAATTTATACTGACCTTCCTCCAAAATTAATTGAATTAAATCAAATAATTTATAAATTATTTGATTCAAAAAAAATATTTCTTCAAAATGGGGACTTAGGCTTTGCTTCCGCACCTAGTAACATTGCTTTAGTTAAATATTGGGGAAAAAAAGATAATGAACTTCAATTGCCTCTTAATTCTAGCATTAGTTTTACACTTGGTGGATTTAGGGCGTTTACTAAAGTTACAGTACAAGGTCGAATCGTTGAAAAATCTGAAAATCATCCTTCATTATTCAAGCACAAATTATTCTTAAACAATGAAAAAACTGGTACTAAAATACCAACTAAAATGGAAAAAATAGTAAATACTATTTTGTTTCCATGCACTCATTCAGTTGCCTTAGAAATAACAAGTGAAAATAACTTCCCAACAGCTTGTGGTATAGCCTCAAGTGCAGCCGGATATGCAGCGCTTATTGGCTCTATTGCCGATCTTTTACAACTTGAGAAACATTTTTCTAAAGAAGAGTTACAATACTGGTTAGCACAATGGGCAAGGATTGGCAGTGGTTCAGCTACTAGAAGCGTATTTTCTATTGAAGATTATTTTGTAAAATGGAATGTTGAAAATAGCGCATCAGAAATTAAAAAAATTTATAGTGATACATTTCCAATAAAATACGATAGTAAATGGTCAAATTTAAAGCATTTAGTAATCGTTTTGGACTCCTCAGAAAAAATGTTAAGTAGTTCTGAAGGGCATAAATTTGTTCATACATCTCCTTTCCAAAATATAAGACTTGCTGGGTTAAATTCTAAATTAGATATATTAGAACAAGCTATTGCAAAATATGACTTTAAAAAAGTACAAGAGATTTCTGAAGAAGATGCCATTTTAATGCACGCCGTTATGCAAACTTCTTCCCCCAAGGCTTGCTACTTTAATCATGATACATCTGAAATTATTAAAGCATTCATGGAAGATAGAAATAGGTTACAGATTGAAGCCTTTTGGACTTTAGATGCAGGGCCTAATCTGCATATTCTATATATGCCTTCAGCAACTACTTTTATAGAAGATTTTATCAATAATTGGAAAATAAAAAAATCTGGTCATATCCAAATTTTAAAAAATAATTATTCGGGTGGTTTAATGCTTGGAAAAAGCAATTTTTATGAAATAAAAAACAAATTAAATTTTACTGGTACTTTAGCATGA
- a CDS encoding hydroxymethylglutaryl-CoA reductase, degradative, translating to MRKDKQQVLSRKNSQVADTAENSVHQASKQQHPLASSRIPNFAQMTAKQRSLALTTRNILSHEDASILNNSGALNIDQAEKFIENCIGGFTLPLGIATNFLIDGKEIFIPMAVEESSVVAAASFGAKLARTCGGFSSRPTETIATCQIQFIVAPSLNISVLFHEFLKDKLIEIAQKCHPRLIERGGGVKSVELRSLNKLGYFVLHVNVDTKEAMGANIVNSIAEEIGRKLPELIPCSVGSKILTNLTTHRITKVKCEIEFSALERDGYSGEEAAKRICSVWEFADLDPFRAATHNKGIMNGIDPVVIATGNDWRAVEAGCHAYASLTGVYKPLTKWFINSARRLQGEIELPIAVGTVGGVTKLHPAATACLKLLGSPTASELSAIIASVGLAQNLSAIRALGCEGIQKGHMALHEKNLEMMRQYDHLPSISVVENQRHKN from the coding sequence ATGAGAAAAGACAAACAGCAGGTTCTTTCCCGAAAAAATTCTCAAGTAGCTGATACTGCAGAAAATTCAGTTCATCAAGCTTCAAAACAACAACATCCACTTGCTTCTAGTAGAATTCCTAACTTTGCACAAATGACTGCAAAACAACGCTCTCTTGCCTTAACGACAAGAAATATTTTAAGCCACGAAGACGCTTCTATTTTAAACAATTCAGGCGCTTTAAATATAGACCAAGCAGAAAAATTTATTGAAAACTGTATCGGTGGTTTTACGTTACCTTTAGGAATTGCAACAAATTTTTTAATTGATGGAAAAGAAATTTTTATCCCTATGGCAGTAGAAGAATCCAGCGTTGTAGCGGCAGCTAGTTTTGGAGCAAAACTAGCTAGAACCTGTGGTGGATTTTCGTCAAGACCCACTGAAACTATTGCAACTTGTCAAATTCAATTCATTGTTGCCCCGAGTTTAAATATTTCAGTCCTTTTTCATGAATTTCTAAAAGATAAACTTATAGAAATAGCTCAAAAATGCCATCCTAGATTAATAGAAAGAGGTGGTGGGGTAAAAAGTGTAGAGTTAAGAAGTTTAAATAAACTCGGTTATTTTGTTTTACATGTAAATGTTGATACTAAAGAAGCAATGGGCGCAAATATAGTAAATAGTATTGCCGAAGAAATAGGAAGAAAATTACCAGAACTTATTCCCTGCTCAGTTGGATCCAAAATTTTAACTAACTTAACTACACACAGGATTACAAAAGTAAAATGTGAAATTGAATTTTCAGCTTTAGAACGTGATGGATATTCTGGTGAAGAAGCTGCAAAAAGAATTTGCTCAGTATGGGAATTTGCTGATTTAGATCCTTTTAGAGCAGCTACTCATAATAAGGGAATTATGAATGGAATAGATCCTGTTGTCATCGCAACAGGAAATGACTGGAGAGCAGTGGAAGCTGGTTGTCATGCTTATGCATCCCTAACAGGGGTTTATAAACCACTGACAAAATGGTTTATAAACTCAGCCCGTCGCTTACAAGGTGAAATTGAACTCCCAATTGCTGTTGGTACGGTAGGCGGAGTAACAAAGCTTCACCCTGCAGCAACTGCGTGTTTAAAATTGCTTGGTTCACCTACGGCATCGGAATTATCTGCAATAATTGCCAGTGTTGGTTTAGCGCAAAATTTATCAGCAATACGTGCTTTAGGCTGTGAAGGTATTCAAAAAGGTCATATGGCTCTTCATGAAAAGAATTTAGAAATGATGCGACAATATGATCATCTTCCAAGTATATCTGTAGTTGAAAACCAACGGCACAAAAATTAA
- the fni gene encoding type 2 isopentenyl-diphosphate Delta-isomerase, translated as MSKEEKPNSSHVLTTIEDTPELMISRKNDHITICQTKDVESIGENFSQYFFTPEALPEFHFNEVSTSQNFLGKTFSLPMLITGMTGGVAKGQEINEALALAAQKYNIPMGLGSQKMMLSDSKFQKLFDVRKVAPNLFLIGNLGAVSLNYGIKIEDIQRLIDKLQLNAFALHLNALQECIQPEGERNFSNLLNKIENIVKVISVPLIIKEVGSGIAPETFKKLVSAGVASVDVGGKGGTSWGYIEGLRSQQDGQRLGELFRNWGLRTDESLLACSRLKKDLGYNIPLVATGGIRNGLQVAKAVALGATMAGVGLPLFKAAISNENGCTPLESVEKELQFFQKALSITMFCSGARTLKELSSRIAGITSC; from the coding sequence TTGTCTAAAGAAGAAAAACCTAACAGTTCTCATGTTTTAACTACAATTGAAGATACACCAGAGTTAATGATCAGCCGAAAAAATGATCATATTACGATCTGTCAAACAAAAGATGTTGAGTCTATTGGAGAAAACTTTTCTCAATACTTCTTCACACCTGAAGCTTTGCCTGAATTTCATTTCAATGAAGTTAGTACATCACAAAATTTCCTTGGGAAAACGTTCTCTTTACCAATGCTTATTACTGGAATGACTGGGGGAGTTGCAAAGGGGCAAGAAATAAATGAAGCTTTAGCTTTGGCTGCTCAAAAATATAACATTCCTATGGGACTAGGTTCACAAAAAATGATGCTATCTGATTCAAAATTTCAGAAATTGTTTGATGTGCGGAAAGTCGCTCCAAACTTATTTTTAATCGGAAACTTAGGGGCGGTAAGTCTCAATTACGGCATTAAAATTGAAGACATTCAAAGACTTATAGATAAACTACAATTAAATGCATTTGCTTTGCATTTGAATGCTTTGCAAGAATGTATCCAACCAGAAGGTGAACGAAACTTTTCTAATTTATTAAATAAAATTGAAAATATTGTAAAAGTAATTTCCGTCCCCCTCATTATTAAAGAAGTTGGATCTGGAATAGCTCCTGAAACTTTCAAGAAACTTGTTTCAGCTGGAGTCGCTAGCGTAGATGTGGGAGGTAAAGGCGGAACAAGTTGGGGATATATCGAAGGTCTAAGATCCCAACAGGATGGACAACGCCTTGGCGAATTATTTCGCAACTGGGGGTTAAGAACAGATGAGTCATTATTGGCATGTTCTAGACTCAAAAAAGATCTTGGATACAATATCCCCTTAGTGGCAACTGGTGGTATTCGCAATGGTCTGCAAGTTGCAAAAGCTGTAGCTCTGGGAGCAACGATGGCGGGGGTAGGTTTGCCATTATTCAAGGCCGCTATTTCAAATGAAAATGGCTGCACCCCGTTAGAGTCAGTAGAAAAAGAACTGCAGTTTTTTCAAAAAGCTCTTTCAATTACTATGTTTTGTTCAGGAGCAAGAACTTTAAAAGAATTGAGTTCAAGAATCGCAGGAATAACTTCATGCTAA
- a CDS encoding transporter substrate-binding domain-containing protein, with protein MQISFFVKLSLFVSLNCYADVFKEMQFVTENNPPYVVVNEDHSLSGEIGSKVVNAFQKLKLDPKKIEVLQWTRALLTARTNKNVMLFPVAKTFERLEYLDFAIKVYEQKLYFYKLKKNTNIKLTKFDDAKKYSICVVRDTNTHESLKYEKFTNFEETTHYSNNIEKFLNNRCQLIILSDRTVKEKIKEFNASLDDLEQLIEADKIDGNMYVTFSKGTNPSVIKKFKKAFNTN; from the coding sequence ATGCAAATCTCTTTTTTTGTTAAGCTTAGTTTATTTGTGAGTTTGAATTGCTATGCTGATGTCTTCAAGGAAATGCAATTTGTAACTGAAAATAATCCTCCTTATGTGGTCGTAAATGAAGATCATTCCTTAAGTGGTGAAATTGGTTCAAAAGTTGTCAATGCATTTCAAAAATTAAAATTAGATCCTAAAAAAATTGAAGTTCTTCAATGGACAAGGGCTCTTTTAACAGCCAGAACCAATAAAAATGTAATGCTATTTCCAGTTGCGAAAACGTTTGAACGTTTGGAATATTTAGATTTTGCTATAAAGGTTTATGAGCAAAAATTGTATTTTTATAAATTGAAAAAAAACACAAATATAAAACTGACAAAATTTGATGACGCAAAAAAATACTCAATATGTGTAGTAAGGGATACAAATACACATGAGAGTTTGAAATATGAAAAATTTACTAATTTTGAAGAAACAACACATTACTCGAATAATATTGAGAAATTTTTAAACAATCGCTGTCAATTGATCATTTTAAGTGATCGAACAGTGAAAGAAAAGATTAAAGAATTTAATGCATCACTTGATGACCTAGAACAATTAATTGAAGCTGATAAAATAGATGGGAATATGTATGTCACATTTAGTAAAGGCACAAATCCCAGTGTTATCAAAAAGTTTAAAAAAGCATTTAATACAAATTGA